The following proteins come from a genomic window of Gynuella sunshinyii YC6258:
- a CDS encoding cytochrome P450, with product MNIFLLTVTVAFVLSLPYWLPPLIIRLRMNVFTRINGEEALHLPSDSFNAEDFKTLYGNPALSGRSKGAELSDLFWYWLAPGPEVHPEHLELSDRYRNLSRFTRQLMARSRTELESMIDQYQQDPLRLSLHHKKNWTSIRLRDAFMPLWADFFYRLLFNEPCNEKTRNLIVNHASDVVNALKCCKLRNMSKRHQLTEFLVNKLESNEFPHPFPPGLTTLEQAHYLQGAFFNTAIVQMSEAMSHLIMVIAQHPHCQERLRSGDHDHYLDDVINESLRLNPLFGIAHRIVTDTVNFKGSTIKKGTVVCFNYPEFHKQGYENPDQFNPDRWQQCPAKDSNFMPFGITSNRSCPAQGLATVTMRRLAFHVINSYWFTSPVPHTRSLPNRGPCLVMLSQSVSGHRFIRHIILPLMLLRDHWEDLYRSLTQLVFGTIMILHAKKLKLCKKYFQQLESL from the coding sequence ATGAATATATTCCTGTTAACCGTTACGGTTGCATTTGTGTTGTCGCTGCCGTATTGGCTGCCACCTCTGATCATCCGTTTGAGGATGAACGTGTTTACCCGCATCAATGGCGAGGAAGCGTTGCACCTTCCCAGCGATTCATTCAATGCCGAAGATTTCAAAACACTGTATGGCAATCCGGCTCTGAGCGGTCGGAGTAAGGGTGCAGAGCTATCGGATTTATTCTGGTACTGGCTCGCTCCTGGCCCGGAAGTTCATCCCGAGCATCTGGAACTGAGCGATCGCTACCGTAATCTGTCACGCTTTACCCGGCAATTGATGGCCAGATCCAGAACAGAACTGGAGAGCATGATCGATCAATATCAACAGGACCCTCTCAGATTATCGCTGCACCACAAAAAAAACTGGACCAGCATTCGGTTAAGAGACGCCTTTATGCCGCTATGGGCCGATTTTTTTTATCGATTACTGTTTAACGAACCATGTAATGAGAAAACCAGGAATCTGATCGTGAATCATGCCAGCGATGTCGTGAATGCACTCAAATGCTGCAAGCTCAGGAACATGTCGAAACGTCATCAACTGACAGAATTTCTGGTAAACAAACTGGAAAGCAATGAGTTTCCCCATCCCTTTCCTCCAGGACTGACAACATTGGAACAGGCACATTATCTTCAGGGGGCTTTTTTTAACACCGCCATTGTTCAGATGTCTGAGGCCATGAGCCATTTGATAATGGTTATTGCCCAACATCCACATTGTCAGGAACGCCTGAGAAGTGGTGACCATGATCACTACCTGGATGATGTTATTAATGAAAGTCTGCGGCTGAATCCATTGTTTGGAATCGCTCATCGAATCGTCACCGATACCGTGAACTTTAAAGGATCCACCATCAAAAAAGGCACAGTCGTTTGTTTTAATTACCCGGAGTTTCACAAACAAGGTTATGAAAACCCTGATCAGTTCAACCCTGATCGCTGGCAACAATGTCCAGCCAAAGACTCAAACTTCATGCCATTCGGCATAACCAGTAATCGTTCCTGTCCTGCTCAGGGGCTGGCCACAGTCACTATGCGGCGGCTGGCGTTTCATGTCATCAACAGCTATTGGTTTACCAGCCCTGTTCCACATACCCGTTCACTACCAAACCGGGGGCCATGTCTGGTCATGTTGAGTCAGTCCGTATCGGGTCACAGATTTATCAGACACATAATTCTTCCTCTGATGCTGCTCAGGGATCACTGGGAAGACCTTTATCGCAGTCTGACTCAATTGGTCTTTGGCACGATAATGATTTTGCACGCAAAAAAACTGAAGCTGTGTAAAAAATATTTTCAACAACTAGAAAGTCTCTGA
- a CDS encoding chitobiase/beta-hexosaminidase C-terminal domain-containing protein: MLSPVTLSSCIRIRLTAFCGLIWLCCLPNLTWAATVIEHHGISWTLEEDLSEVQQGIFANGDPWVVGPVTVVSITPAASAGKHGSMLNPSPNMSAQGFDTSMQRAPYDTTLDVATQLPLLLPPGSSLLSSKSNASAEGDASVLHQIEVLTVLASPAAVGDFRPPYVGTDKSLHWNTSNLNLGLLRQLPASELDINLPSKTSLESTFAHPWIELKTTWVGRYYHPDLNYPSGNYGREIAKSAGNALLWLQLDLSEQEKMPILIGALQAGIDIYGAASHGAVWGADGGHNQGRKTLLLLAGMLFNDNDMLSYADGSRLVFQEDQQTFRVSQAEVDITHSADWDPDSRRPALPYTESDIGLPEWGIRHSSRPVADNKHWEAIYRQVSGSATFPHFVVAKLMGMETLWNHEPLFAYYPRYFENEWPVGTGYGAGANAIGNFPAAMYKAFVLNSEPLPETPDAPEYYPSGGSYLSAQRVTLLSSTAGTTLHYTLDGSAPDASSAVYTQPIAINESLHLRAIAIHNGVASDIAEQQYTILSAAPFTSSEEWQNASIGFKDQNFRLVTTVTPLLDQQDSVIGFSLGNIDNATSYSGLATLVRFNTNGEIDIRDGDGYRSLEILPYTAGKQYQITMDVFLDTQQYSVMVTEPNSGNSLLLADHFNFRSEQASLTAVDTIAFKSLGAGTLQIDAIRIDDDHLGGLSAPQAPNTLQVRILTEDSQ, from the coding sequence ATGTTATCCCCCGTTACTTTATCGTCTTGCATCAGAATACGCCTGACTGCATTCTGCGGCCTGATCTGGCTCTGCTGCCTGCCAAATCTCACCTGGGCGGCGACTGTCATCGAACACCATGGCATAAGCTGGACTCTTGAGGAGGATCTCAGCGAGGTTCAGCAAGGCATTTTCGCTAATGGTGACCCATGGGTAGTGGGCCCGGTTACCGTTGTGTCAATTACCCCGGCAGCCAGTGCGGGCAAGCACGGCAGCATGTTAAACCCGTCACCGAACATGAGTGCGCAGGGTTTTGACACCTCCATGCAACGGGCTCCCTACGACACGACGCTGGATGTCGCAACGCAATTACCACTGCTATTGCCGCCGGGCTCATCTCTGCTGAGCAGCAAAAGCAACGCTTCCGCTGAAGGCGATGCATCGGTACTACACCAGATCGAAGTGCTTACTGTACTGGCAAGTCCGGCCGCGGTGGGAGATTTCAGACCACCGTATGTTGGCACCGACAAGTCATTACACTGGAATACGTCCAATCTCAACCTGGGGCTGCTGCGCCAACTACCAGCGAGCGAGCTGGACATTAACCTCCCCAGTAAAACCAGCCTGGAAAGCACCTTTGCTCACCCCTGGATAGAACTCAAGACCACTTGGGTGGGACGTTATTATCATCCTGATCTCAACTATCCTTCCGGTAACTATGGACGCGAAATCGCCAAGAGCGCTGGCAATGCGCTACTGTGGCTGCAGCTCGATTTGTCTGAACAGGAAAAGATGCCGATATTGATTGGCGCACTTCAGGCAGGAATTGATATCTATGGCGCCGCCAGTCATGGTGCTGTGTGGGGTGCGGACGGCGGACACAACCAGGGCCGCAAGACTCTGTTGCTGCTGGCCGGAATGTTGTTCAACGATAATGACATGCTGTCTTACGCAGACGGCAGCCGGCTTGTGTTTCAGGAAGATCAGCAAACTTTTCGTGTATCGCAGGCTGAAGTCGATATTACTCACAGTGCTGATTGGGATCCCGACAGCCGCAGGCCGGCCTTACCTTACACCGAGAGCGATATCGGCTTACCCGAATGGGGCATTCGCCACAGCTCACGCCCGGTTGCCGACAACAAACACTGGGAGGCCATCTATCGGCAAGTCAGTGGTTCGGCGACCTTCCCGCATTTTGTGGTTGCCAAGTTAATGGGCATGGAAACGCTGTGGAACCACGAGCCATTGTTCGCATACTACCCGCGCTACTTTGAAAACGAGTGGCCGGTGGGTACCGGTTATGGTGCAGGCGCCAACGCCATTGGTAACTTCCCTGCTGCAATGTATAAGGCTTTTGTTCTAAACAGTGAACCATTGCCAGAGACACCTGATGCACCAGAATACTATCCCTCTGGTGGCAGTTATTTGTCGGCACAGCGGGTTACCCTTCTGTCATCCACCGCAGGCACCACATTACACTACACCCTGGATGGCAGTGCACCCGATGCGAGCTCGGCGGTTTACACCCAGCCGATTGCCATTAATGAATCCCTGCATTTGCGCGCAATTGCAATACACAACGGTGTTGCCTCGGATATCGCAGAACAGCAATACACTATTCTTTCCGCGGCTCCATTTACCAGTTCGGAAGAATGGCAAAATGCGTCTATCGGCTTTAAGGACCAGAATTTCCGGCTTGTGACCACGGTCACACCACTACTCGATCAACAGGACTCGGTGATCGGTTTTTCACTCGGAAATATCGACAACGCAACATCATACAGTGGCCTGGCCACACTGGTGCGCTTTAACACCAACGGTGAAATAGATATCAGGGATGGCGATGGCTATCGTTCACTGGAAATATTGCCATACACTGCAGGGAAGCAATACCAGATCACCATGGATGTCTTCCTCGATACCCAACAGTACTCGGTGATGGTAACTGAGCCAAACAGCGGCAACAGCCTGTTGCTAGCCGATCATTTCAATTTTCGTAGCGAACAGGCATCACTGACAGCTGTCGATACCATCGCGTTTAAATCGTTGGGAGCTGGCACTCTGCAGATCGACGCCATACGCATCGACGACGATCACCTTGGTGGTCTGAGTGCTCCTCAGGCGCCAAATACATTACAGGTCAGAATTTTAACCGAGGACTCGCAGTGA
- a CDS encoding alpha-hydroxy acid oxidase, giving the protein MISLNELENMALARLPKIFADYFIGGAGTETTIRENLRSFEDIRLWPRVLRGSFQDNFNTQLPGGTLEFPILAAPTAFHKLAHHDGELATARAIAQSNSLMIVSMAANTRTEDICKAAKEVNPHTPVWQQLYLQPDRQFTLHLVHQAEQAGCSGLVVTVDSPVFGIRERDLRNGFNDLPKGLGCPNMIDEHGMTREIEFNESLDWQDISWLRRQTSLPIILKGILHPKDIVLAIEHEVQAVIVSNHGGRQLDGAPATIELLPALADAAQNRIPLIVDGGIRHGTDVLKTLALGASAVAVGRPVIWGLTVNGEQGVKDVMQTLQQELLTATKLCGCRTRKDINQHLIYSNSQTKG; this is encoded by the coding sequence ATGATCAGTCTGAATGAGTTGGAAAATATGGCTCTGGCGCGACTACCCAAGATTTTTGCAGATTATTTTATCGGAGGTGCTGGCACAGAAACGACAATCCGGGAAAACCTGCGATCATTTGAAGATATCCGACTTTGGCCCAGAGTGTTGCGTGGTTCATTCCAGGACAACTTCAACACCCAACTTCCCGGTGGTACGCTCGAATTCCCTATTCTTGCCGCACCGACAGCTTTTCATAAACTGGCTCACCATGATGGCGAACTGGCCACGGCAAGAGCAATCGCCCAAAGTAACAGCCTGATGATCGTCAGCATGGCTGCCAATACCCGAACGGAAGACATCTGCAAGGCCGCCAAAGAAGTAAACCCCCATACGCCTGTCTGGCAACAACTCTATCTGCAACCTGACAGACAGTTCACCCTTCATCTGGTACATCAGGCTGAACAGGCTGGTTGTTCCGGCCTGGTTGTCACGGTTGACTCACCGGTCTTCGGTATTCGCGAACGCGATCTGCGCAATGGTTTCAACGATCTGCCCAAGGGACTTGGTTGTCCAAATATGATCGATGAACATGGCATGACCCGGGAGATAGAGTTTAACGAAAGTCTGGACTGGCAGGACATTTCCTGGCTGCGACGACAAACCTCTCTGCCGATCATTCTAAAAGGCATACTGCATCCTAAAGATATCGTTCTGGCCATTGAGCATGAAGTACAGGCAGTGATCGTATCCAATCATGGTGGCAGACAACTGGACGGCGCACCTGCAACTATCGAGTTGTTACCAGCTTTGGCAGATGCCGCACAAAACCGCATACCGCTGATTGTGGACGGAGGGATTCGTCATGGTACCGATGTATTGAAAACTCTGGCTTTGGGTGCCTCTGCCGTCGCGGTGGGTCGTCCTGTGATCTGGGGGCTGACGGTGAATGGCGAGCAGGGCGTCAAGGATGTGATGCAGACGCTACAGCAGGAACTGTTGACCGCAACAAAATTGTGCGGCTGTCGAACCAGGAAGGACATAAACCAACATTTGATTTATTCCAACTCACAGACCAAAGGCTGA
- a CDS encoding NAD(P)-binding domain-containing protein has protein sequence MIKDYIIIGAGPAGLQLGYLMQQSSADYLILESGSGVGSFFKQYPRHRQLISINKKYTGDTDLERNLRSDWNSLLNNHNLQFPDYSSRYFPSADTFVTYLEDFHQQHQINVLFDQTVDRIEKTDVFTIHCSNGQTYQCRALIVATGVSQENVPDIPGIELCERYSNTIIEPMDYVNQRVLIIGKGNSAFETADNLIETTAYIHVAGRSSIRLAWQTHYVGHLRAVNNNLLDTYQLKSQNAILDGEVVSVEKLDNEYKVIFSFSRSNEVHKTLYYDRVICCTGFRFNADIFATSCRPNMTIHDRFPEMNSQWESVNVPDLYFAGTLMQQRDFKKSTCGFVHGFRYAVRSLFHILNLRYQNLPLPTHTLPLNATLLASFIAERINRTSALWQQFEFMCDSVLLDQQGCHYIEELPVAFCHDTFGRESKNYISIALEYGPDHDKVDPFNIDINRVSQDDHENALNAQYLHPVLRFYYQGKHVSTHHMAENLENEWNRYESHVIPLQQYLSSCLQLVTGTEVPDTAEA, from the coding sequence ATGATCAAAGATTACATAATTATCGGTGCAGGCCCGGCGGGTCTGCAACTGGGGTACCTGATGCAGCAAAGCTCCGCTGATTACCTGATTCTTGAATCAGGTTCCGGAGTCGGCAGTTTTTTCAAACAATACCCGCGTCATCGACAACTCATTTCGATTAACAAAAAATACACCGGCGACACCGACCTTGAACGAAATCTGAGATCAGACTGGAACTCATTGTTGAACAACCATAACCTGCAGTTCCCTGACTATTCCAGCCGTTATTTTCCGTCGGCGGATACCTTTGTGACCTATCTGGAAGACTTTCATCAGCAACACCAGATTAACGTACTTTTCGATCAGACCGTGGATCGCATCGAAAAGACCGACGTGTTCACTATTCACTGCAGCAATGGACAAACCTATCAATGTCGTGCACTGATTGTGGCAACCGGCGTATCTCAAGAGAATGTCCCGGATATTCCGGGGATAGAACTATGTGAGCGTTATTCCAACACGATCATTGAGCCGATGGACTACGTGAATCAGCGGGTTCTCATTATCGGCAAAGGCAATTCCGCCTTTGAAACCGCCGACAATCTCATTGAAACCACTGCGTATATTCATGTTGCCGGCCGCAGTTCCATACGTCTGGCCTGGCAAACCCATTACGTCGGACACTTACGAGCAGTCAATAATAACCTGCTGGACACCTATCAACTGAAATCACAAAATGCCATTCTGGATGGCGAGGTGGTCAGTGTTGAAAAGCTGGATAATGAATACAAAGTCATATTCAGTTTTTCCAGATCCAACGAAGTACATAAAACTTTGTATTATGACAGGGTAATTTGCTGCACTGGGTTTCGTTTCAATGCGGATATTTTTGCCACATCCTGTCGCCCGAATATGACAATCCATGACAGATTCCCTGAGATGAACAGTCAGTGGGAGTCCGTCAATGTGCCTGACCTGTATTTTGCCGGCACACTCATGCAACAACGGGATTTTAAAAAATCGACCTGCGGATTCGTTCATGGTTTCCGCTATGCGGTACGATCATTGTTTCATATTTTGAATCTCCGTTATCAAAACCTTCCTCTTCCAACTCACACGTTACCTCTAAACGCCACACTGCTTGCGAGCTTTATTGCAGAACGTATCAACAGAACATCGGCACTATGGCAACAATTTGAATTTATGTGTGACTCTGTGCTGCTTGATCAGCAAGGCTGTCATTATATCGAGGAGCTTCCCGTGGCATTCTGCCACGACACCTTCGGCCGGGAATCTAAAAACTATATCAGTATTGCTCTTGAGTACGGCCCTGATCATGACAAAGTCGACCCATTTAACATTGATATAAACAGGGTTTCGCAGGATGACCATGAGAATGCTCTAAACGCTCAATATTTGCATCCGGTGCTGCGTTTTTATTATCAGGGAAAACATGTTTCCACTCATCATATGGCCGAAAACCTTGAAAACGAATGGAATCGTTACGAGTCACATGTCATACCTCTGCAACAATATCTGAGCAGCTGCCTGCAGCTTGTTACCGGGACCGAAGTACCGGATACCGCCGAAGCCTGA
- a CDS encoding sulfite exporter TauE/SafE family protein — MTTPIETPAGSYLYKSRDIARQILSHPIIWLYGILFPYFHFTIFTWETGFRTLISEYGIFLLLGLIGALVANSTGAGGGVVFIPFFAAMGIMPVQAIATSMAIQSCGMTAGALSWLHALHRQYRHDDNMLITLKQLILVSGLATVCGMLIGQYLITQPVFEMALVFRLFSITFGIVLIVFTLLTRKRSASQQTPLKDNVHQRLTQVSQSLTVTETVLLVLTSLAGGMVTAWISVGVGEFVALLLFFLRFPTSVAVAIGVFTSSIAVLTGVIQHLSPHLNISLEIVLFAGQSALIGGFLARYITQYLGGNRLKLFFSAWIILTGILME, encoded by the coding sequence GTGACCACTCCGATTGAAACACCTGCTGGATCGTATTTATATAAAAGCAGAGACATTGCCCGACAAATCCTGTCTCATCCGATTATCTGGCTGTACGGGATATTGTTTCCATACTTCCATTTTACAATCTTCACTTGGGAAACCGGATTTCGCACACTGATCAGTGAGTATGGGATATTTTTACTACTGGGCTTGATCGGCGCCTTGGTGGCCAATTCTACAGGTGCCGGCGGTGGCGTGGTGTTTATTCCTTTTTTTGCCGCCATGGGAATCATGCCGGTACAGGCGATTGCCACCAGTATGGCCATCCAATCCTGCGGTATGACTGCCGGTGCCTTGTCGTGGTTACACGCTCTGCATCGGCAATACCGGCACGATGACAACATGCTGATAACGTTAAAACAACTGATTCTTGTCAGTGGTCTGGCAACCGTCTGCGGGATGTTGATCGGACAGTATCTGATAACTCAGCCTGTGTTTGAAATGGCGCTTGTCTTTCGGCTTTTTTCCATCACTTTCGGCATTGTGTTGATAGTGTTTACTCTTTTGACCCGCAAACGATCTGCAAGTCAGCAAACTCCCTTAAAAGATAACGTGCATCAGCGTTTGACACAGGTCTCACAATCATTAACTGTCACCGAAACAGTTCTGCTTGTTCTGACCAGCCTGGCGGGCGGAATGGTTACCGCCTGGATATCCGTTGGTGTCGGTGAATTCGTTGCGCTGTTATTGTTTTTTCTTCGCTTCCCAACCTCTGTGGCGGTCGCTATTGGCGTGTTTACATCATCCATTGCAGTGCTGACCGGGGTTATTCAACATCTTTCCCCGCACCTGAACATTAGTCTCGAAATTGTCCTGTTCGCAGGTCAAAGTGCACTGATCGGAGGCTTTCTGGCGCGCTATATTACTCAATATCTGGGTGGCAACAGACTGAAGCTGTTCTTTTCTGCCTGGATTATTCTTACTGGAATATTGATGGAATAG